One genomic segment of Alphaproteobacteria bacterium HT1-32 includes these proteins:
- a CDS encoding VWA domain-containing protein, whose translation MTGEDVTAIRQLQQGKSGGRLTANIMHFGRVLRQAGLPVGPGKIIEAVQAVEAVGITNREDFYWTLHAILVNRRDQREIFDQAFHVFWKNPRILERMMSLLLPEMRLPGNEEDKSQELNRRLTEALYSKSAQEEAIEKMEEELRFDAFMTFSDRDVLQEMDFEKMSAEEEARARRLIRKLSLPLAEVPTRRFQSALNGRRVDLRKSFRAGLGMGGELMPLSHKKRRTRKPPLILLCDISGSMSRYSRMLLHFMHAVSNDRDRVQCFVFGTRLTHITRQLKYRDVDEALAKVAEQVEDWSGGTRLGSSLAEFNQVWGRRVLGQSPVVLLITDGLDRDAGAGLNKEIERLHKSCRYLMWLNPLLRYDGYQPKSLGAQAMLPHVDDLRSCHSLNSIDELVAAIGTIDTAPRGQTKNKWESVA comes from the coding sequence ATGACAGGTGAAGACGTGACAGCGATCCGGCAACTACAGCAGGGGAAATCAGGCGGGCGTCTTACGGCCAACATCATGCATTTTGGCCGCGTTCTTCGGCAGGCAGGACTGCCGGTCGGTCCCGGCAAGATCATCGAAGCCGTACAGGCCGTCGAGGCCGTGGGCATCACCAACCGGGAAGATTTCTACTGGACCCTTCATGCCATTCTGGTGAATCGCCGGGATCAGAGGGAAATCTTTGACCAGGCATTTCATGTCTTCTGGAAGAATCCGCGCATTCTTGAACGCATGATGTCGTTGCTGTTGCCCGAGATGCGATTGCCCGGCAATGAAGAAGACAAAAGTCAGGAACTGAACCGGCGGCTTACAGAGGCACTTTATTCCAAATCTGCACAGGAAGAAGCCATCGAGAAAATGGAGGAAGAACTCAGGTTCGATGCCTTCATGACCTTCTCGGACCGGGATGTTCTTCAGGAAATGGATTTCGAAAAAATGAGCGCGGAAGAAGAAGCCCGCGCCCGACGCCTGATCCGTAAACTCTCTCTGCCACTGGCAGAAGTGCCGACCCGTCGCTTTCAGTCGGCACTGAACGGCAGGCGCGTTGACCTTCGCAAAAGCTTCCGGGCTGGTCTTGGCATGGGTGGTGAACTGATGCCACTGAGCCACAAGAAGCGGCGTACCCGAAAGCCTCCGCTCATCCTGCTTTGTGATATTTCCGGCTCCATGAGCCGTTATTCCCGGATGCTGCTCCACTTCATGCATGCGGTTTCGAATGACCGGGATCGCGTGCAATGTTTCGTTTTTGGCACCCGCCTGACGCACATCACCCGGCAGCTTAAATACCGTGATGTTGACGAAGCCCTCGCCAAAGTGGCTGAACAGGTCGAAGACTGGTCTGGCGGTACGCGGCTCGGGTCCAGTCTGGCCGAGTTCAATCAGGTATGGGGACGACGGGTGCTGGGGCAGTCCCCGGTCGTCCTGCTGATTACCGATGGGCTGGACCGGGATGCAGGGGCTGGTCTGAACAAGGAAATTGAACGCCTGCACAAATCATGTCGCTATCTGATGTGGCTGAACCCGCTATTGCGATATGATGGCTACCAGCCGAAGTCTCTCGGTGCCCAGGCCATGCTGCCGCATGTCGATGATCTGCGTTCCTGCCACAGCCTGAACAGCATCGACGAACTGGTCGCCGCAATCGGCACAATAGACACAGCCCCTCGCGGACAAACAAAAAACAAATGGGAGAGCGTCGCATGA
- a CDS encoding AAA domain-containing protein has protein sequence MTLEDPIKTVDATSNLLRSGNYLADRSLATAIHLALKLKRPLFLEGEAGVGKTEIAKVLSATLGRNLVRLQCYEGLDVSSAVYEWNYPAQMVEIRLAEAAGDAGRDQLASAIFNERFLIERPILQALRPDRKGPPVLLIDELDRADEPFEAFLLEVLSDYQVTVPELGPIVAAEPPIVIITSNRTREIHDAIKRRCFYYWVDYPTAEREAEILAVKAPGANEALSRQIVAFVQKLRDVDLYKLPGIAETIDWTNALMQLDVIDLDPASVDSTLGILLKYQDDIERLRGSEAMSILNQVKSEIASGTAA, from the coding sequence ATGACACTTGAAGATCCGATAAAAACTGTCGACGCGACCTCCAACCTCCTTCGTTCAGGCAATTATCTGGCCGACCGGTCACTTGCCACGGCCATCCATCTGGCACTCAAGCTGAAACGACCGCTTTTCCTTGAAGGCGAAGCCGGGGTTGGAAAGACAGAGATCGCCAAGGTACTGAGCGCCACGCTTGGACGTAATCTGGTCCGGCTGCAATGCTATGAAGGCCTTGATGTCAGTTCCGCCGTTTATGAATGGAACTATCCGGCCCAGATGGTTGAAATCCGTCTGGCCGAAGCAGCCGGCGATGCCGGTCGCGATCAGCTGGCATCCGCCATCTTCAATGAACGGTTTCTGATTGAACGCCCCATCCTGCAAGCCCTTCGCCCTGACAGGAAAGGCCCGCCGGTCTTGCTGATTGATGAACTGGACCGGGCCGATGAGCCGTTTGAAGCCTTTCTTCTGGAGGTGCTTTCGGATTATCAGGTGACGGTGCCTGAACTGGGACCGATTGTTGCCGCCGAACCGCCGATCGTGATCATCACTTCAAACCGGACGCGCGAGATCCATGACGCGATCAAACGCCGCTGTTTCTATTACTGGGTGGACTATCCGACAGCTGAACGGGAAGCGGAAATTCTTGCCGTAAAAGCACCCGGCGCAAACGAAGCCCTGAGCCGCCAGATCGTTGCCTTCGTCCAGAAGCTCCGGGATGTGGATTTGTACAAGCTTCCGGGGATTGCCGAGACTATCGACTGGACGAATGCGCTGATGCAGCTCGATGTCATCGATCTTGATCCCGCGAGTGTCGATTCCACATTAGGTATATTGCTGAAATATCAGGATGACATCGAACGTCTGCGCGGCAGCGAGGCTATGAGCATCCTCAATCAGGTGAAGTCCGAAATTGCATCAGGTACGGCAGCCTGA
- a CDS encoding carbon monoxide dehydrogenase, with the protein MDMSGEYRIPASRETVWQALNDPDVLRECIPGCDSLDKTSETSFEARVTAKVGPVKAKFGGEVELSDINPPQSYKISGQGKGGAAGFAKGGAEVSLEEVGDETILRYEVNATVGGKLAQIGSRLVDSTARKMADQFFGKFVEVVSAKEAAG; encoded by the coding sequence ATGGATATGTCAGGTGAGTACCGGATTCCCGCCTCAAGGGAAACCGTTTGGCAGGCCCTTAATGACCCGGATGTCCTGCGGGAATGTATCCCCGGCTGTGACAGCCTGGATAAAACATCCGAAACCTCTTTCGAGGCTCGTGTGACAGCAAAGGTCGGGCCCGTTAAGGCCAAGTTCGGCGGCGAGGTTGAACTTTCTGACATCAACCCGCCCCAGTCCTACAAAATATCAGGGCAGGGAAAAGGCGGTGCGGCAGGCTTCGCCAAAGGCGGGGCTGAAGTCAGTCTTGAAGAAGTCGGTGACGAGACAATTCTGCGCTATGAAGTGAATGCCACAGTTGGTGGAAAACTGGCCCAGATCGGATCCCGTCTGGTCGACAGCACGGCCCGCAAGATGGCCGATCAGTTTTTCGGAAAATTCGTTGAAGTTGTCAGTGCAAAGGAAGCTGCGGGCTGA
- a CDS encoding carbon monoxide dehydrogenase translates to MYDFTYRKASSPDEAAKAFASADDATYMAGGMTLIPTLKQRLASPSDVIDLGPASELAGIKAGGNSITIGAMTTHATVAASADVRNTIPALASLAGGIGDPAVRHRGTIGGSVANNDPAADYPSAVLGLGATVHTNKRDIAADDFFVGMFETALEEGELITGFTFPLPETAAYSKFPNPASRYAVVGVFVAKTGSGVRVAVTGAGPSVFRATEMEAALSVDFSAKALDGITVDASGLNSDIHASAEYRAHLVGVMAKRAVQAAA, encoded by the coding sequence ATGTATGATTTCACCTACAGGAAAGCTTCCTCACCCGATGAAGCAGCGAAGGCATTCGCATCCGCAGACGACGCCACCTATATGGCTGGCGGCATGACGCTGATTCCAACACTGAAGCAACGTCTGGCCAGTCCGTCAGATGTTATCGACCTTGGACCGGCCTCTGAACTTGCCGGTATCAAGGCCGGCGGCAACAGCATCACGATCGGTGCCATGACGACCCATGCGACGGTGGCTGCCTCGGCAGACGTCCGTAATACCATTCCGGCGCTGGCATCTCTTGCCGGCGGTATCGGCGATCCGGCCGTCCGCCACCGGGGCACCATCGGCGGATCGGTTGCGAACAATGACCCGGCTGCCGACTATCCCTCAGCCGTGCTTGGTCTGGGAGCCACGGTTCACACCAACAAGCGGGACATTGCTGCCGACGATTTCTTTGTCGGCATGTTTGAAACCGCCCTTGAAGAAGGTGAACTGATTACCGGCTTTACATTTCCACTGCCGGAAACTGCGGCCTATTCAAAATTCCCGAACCCGGCATCACGCTATGCCGTTGTTGGTGTTTTTGTCGCCAAAACCGGATCCGGTGTGCGTGTTGCCGTCACCGGTGCAGGACCGTCGGTTTTCCGCGCCACGGAAATGGAAGCAGCACTGAGTGTTGATTTCTCAGCCAAGGCACTTGATGGCATCACGGTTGACGCCAGCGGCCTGAATAGCGATATCCATGCTTCAGCCGAATATCGCGCCCATCTGGTTGGTGTTATGGCAAAACGGGCTGTTCAAGCAGCCGCCTGA
- a CDS encoding molybdopterin-dependent oxidoreductase, translating into MPDDGIGASVLRKEDFRFLTGRGNYTDDINRPGQTHAVILRSPHAFAKINGIDISAAKSAPGVVAIFTGADMAADEIGGLPCGWLIHNKDGSPMNEPGHPPLVTDHVRHVGDQVAVVIAETRSQARDAADLIEVDYEVLKACVDTASADKDDAAQVWPGIAENNTCYDWHLGEKDEVESAFAKAAHVTSVDIVNNRLVANPIEPRAAVAEFDTATGDYTLFTTSQNPHVIRLLMGAFVLNIPEHKLRIVAPDVGGGFGSKIFHYAEEAILTWASAKVRRPIKWTADRSESFLSDAQGRDHVTHAELAMDANNKIIAFRVNTKANMGAYLSTFASCVPTYLYATLLSGQYAIPHIYAEVKAVFTNTVPVDAYRGAGRPEATYVVERVVDLAARELGMDPAEFRRLNFVAKDAFPYQTAVALQYDIGDYEASLDEALQASDYAGFPARKAQSEANGKLRGIGLCSYIEACGIAPSAVAGALGARAGLFETANVRVNPTGSVTVFTGCHSHGQGHETTYAQLVADRLGIPVGNVAVVHGDTGKIPFGMGTYGSRSLAVGGSAIVKAMDKIVAKATKIAAHMLESSESDIEFVDGAFNVKGTDKSLTFGEVALSAYVPHNYPHEDGVEPGLDETAFYDPANFTFPAGTYVCEIEIDPETGVIDVVSFTAADDFGVIVNPMIVQGQVHGGVAQGLGQALQENCVYDSDGQLLTGSYMDYCMPRADNQPMTFNLNIHDGTACTHNPLGVKGCGEAGAIGSPAALMNAVYDALGQDLQMPATAQKVWNLCQSLKAAAE; encoded by the coding sequence ATGCCAGATGATGGAATCGGCGCATCAGTACTTCGCAAGGAAGACTTCCGCTTTCTGACCGGTCGCGGCAATTACACCGACGACATCAACCGCCCGGGGCAGACCCATGCTGTCATCTTGCGCTCCCCTCACGCCTTCGCAAAAATTAACGGCATCGATATCTCCGCAGCCAAGTCGGCTCCCGGCGTTGTTGCTATCTTCACCGGCGCGGACATGGCTGCCGACGAGATTGGTGGCCTGCCCTGCGGATGGCTGATCCACAACAAGGACGGCTCGCCGATGAACGAACCGGGGCATCCCCCGCTCGTCACTGACCATGTCCGTCATGTTGGCGATCAGGTTGCCGTGGTCATCGCAGAAACCCGGTCTCAGGCCCGTGACGCTGCGGACCTGATCGAAGTCGATTACGAGGTCCTGAAAGCCTGCGTCGATACCGCTTCTGCTGACAAGGACGATGCGGCACAGGTCTGGCCCGGTATTGCTGAAAACAACACCTGCTATGACTGGCATCTTGGTGAAAAAGACGAGGTTGAGTCAGCCTTCGCCAAGGCAGCGCATGTCACCTCCGTTGATATCGTCAATAACCGGCTTGTGGCCAACCCCATTGAACCCCGGGCCGCTGTTGCAGAATTTGATACGGCCACCGGTGATTACACCCTGTTCACAACAAGCCAGAATCCGCATGTCATCAGACTGCTGATGGGCGCGTTCGTGCTCAACATTCCTGAACACAAGCTGCGTATTGTCGCCCCCGATGTCGGTGGCGGATTCGGGTCGAAGATTTTCCATTACGCAGAAGAAGCCATTCTGACCTGGGCATCGGCAAAGGTACGCCGTCCGATCAAATGGACTGCCGACAGGTCTGAAAGCTTTCTGAGCGACGCACAGGGCCGGGATCACGTCACCCATGCTGAACTCGCCATGGATGCGAACAACAAGATCATCGCATTCCGGGTGAACACAAAGGCAAATATGGGGGCATATCTCTCTACCTTTGCGTCCTGTGTTCCGACCTATCTCTATGCAACGCTGCTTTCCGGTCAATATGCGATCCCGCATATCTATGCCGAAGTAAAGGCGGTCTTTACCAACACGGTTCCGGTTGACGCCTATCGTGGTGCCGGACGGCCTGAAGCGACTTATGTCGTGGAACGCGTCGTTGATCTGGCCGCACGTGAACTGGGTATGGATCCGGCAGAATTCCGGCGGCTGAACTTTGTCGCGAAAGATGCCTTCCCCTATCAGACCGCGGTCGCCCTGCAATATGATATCGGTGACTATGAGGCTTCCCTCGATGAAGCCTTGCAGGCGTCCGATTATGCAGGCTTCCCGGCACGGAAAGCCCAGTCCGAAGCCAATGGAAAACTGCGTGGTATCGGTCTCTGTTCCTACATCGAAGCCTGTGGCATTGCGCCAAGTGCGGTTGCAGGTGCGCTCGGTGCCCGGGCCGGTCTTTTTGAAACCGCCAATGTCCGGGTCAACCCGACCGGTTCCGTCACCGTTTTCACGGGCTGTCATTCCCATGGTCAGGGGCATGAGACGACCTATGCCCAACTGGTCGCTGACCGGTTGGGAATTCCCGTCGGCAATGTCGCTGTCGTTCATGGTGATACCGGGAAAATCCCCTTTGGTATGGGCACCTACGGCTCCCGGTCTCTCGCCGTTGGCGGCTCGGCCATCGTGAAGGCAATGGACAAGATCGTGGCCAAGGCCACCAAGATTGCAGCACACATGCTGGAATCATCGGAATCGGATATCGAGTTTGTTGACGGCGCGTTCAACGTCAAGGGAACCGACAAGTCCCTGACCTTCGGTGAAGTTGCTCTTTCCGCCTATGTTCCACACAACTATCCGCACGAAGACGGGGTTGAGCCGGGACTGGATGAAACAGCCTTTTATGATCCGGCAAACTTCACGTTCCCCGCAGGTACCTATGTCTGCGAAATCGAAATTGACCCGGAAACCGGCGTCATCGACGTGGTCAGCTTTACTGCGGCTGATGATTTCGGTGTCATCGTCAATCCGATGATTGTTCAGGGTCAGGTTCATGGTGGTGTCGCCCAGGGTCTTGGCCAGGCACTGCAGGAGAACTGCGTCTATGACAGCGACGGCCAGTTGCTGACCGGCTCCTACATGGATTACTGCATGCCGCGGGCTGATAACCAGCCGATGACATTCAACCTGAACATCCATGACGGAACCGCCTGTACCCATAACCCGCTGGGTGTGAAGGGTTGCGGTGAAGCTGGTGCCATCGGTTCTCCTGCTGCCCTGATGAACGCCGTCTATGACGCCCTCGGACAAGACCTGCAAATGCCGGCAACAGCCCAGAAAGTCTGGAACCTGTGCCAGTCCCTCAAAGCCGCTGCTGAATAA
- a CDS encoding XdhC family protein yields MGERRMTEDVLEVGRNWKTAGQSVAIATVVTTWGSSPRPVGSQLVVNGDGQFVGSVSGGCIEGAVVREAVEVMTEGSTRMLTFGVSDEEAWDVGLACGGKVEVFVEPLE; encoded by the coding sequence ATGGGAGAGCGTCGCATGACCGAAGATGTTCTTGAAGTTGGCCGAAACTGGAAAACAGCCGGACAATCCGTCGCCATAGCAACCGTTGTCACGACATGGGGGTCATCCCCCCGACCCGTCGGCAGTCAGCTTGTCGTCAATGGCGACGGACAGTTTGTCGGGTCCGTGTCCGGTGGCTGCATCGAAGGCGCGGTTGTTCGTGAAGCCGTCGAAGTCATGACGGAAGGCAGTACCCGGATGCTGACCTTCGGCGTCAGTGACGAGGAAGCCTGGGATGTCGGGCTGGCCTGCGGCGGTAAGGTCGAAGTTTTTGTCGAGCCACTGGAATGA
- a CDS encoding 2Fe-2S iron-sulfur cluster binding domain-containing protein, which produces MSTVSMTVNGKSVSADVEDRTLLVQLLREHLGLTGTHVGCDTSQCGACVVHVNGTSVKSCTMLAGQADGAEIQTIEGLANGDELHPMQEAFRDNHGLQCGFCTPGMVMSAVDLVKENADPSDQEIREWLEGNLCRCTGYQNIVKAIKAGAAAMRS; this is translated from the coding sequence ATGAGCACCGTATCCATGACGGTGAACGGCAAGTCGGTATCGGCCGATGTCGAAGACCGCACATTGCTGGTTCAGTTGCTACGTGAACATCTGGGACTGACGGGAACCCATGTCGGCTGTGATACCAGCCAGTGCGGTGCCTGTGTCGTCCATGTAAACGGCACATCTGTAAAAAGCTGCACCATGCTGGCCGGACAGGCTGACGGCGCTGAAATTCAGACAATCGAAGGGCTGGCGAATGGCGATGAACTGCATCCCATGCAGGAAGCCTTTCGTGACAATCACGGCCTGCAATGCGGCTTCTGCACACCCGGCATGGTGATGAGCGCCGTCGATCTGGTGAAAGAAAATGCCGATCCGAGTGACCAGGAAATTCGTGAATGGCTGGAAGGCAATCTTTGCCGTTGCACGGGGTATCAGAACATCGTGAAGGCCATCAAGGCCGGCGCGGCTGCAATGAGGAGTTAA